From one Candidatus Neomarinimicrobiota bacterium genomic stretch:
- the lpxK gene encoding tetraacyldisaccharide 4'-kinase → MRGLKDKFRYLFFPVALFYWGLSFWRNLFYVTGFFVSHRLPVPVVSVGNITLGGTGKTPTVVTVAHMLQKLGKHPAVISRGYMRETTGTVVVSKGEKVLVPWNEAGDEALLISQRLPSVPVIVDEVRYRGAILAVEHFDCDVIVLDDAFQHRAIERDLDIVLINSCEPPEHYKMIPYGRLREPIWSLKRADLVIWSRADQSQPAPVIRKWVYQRSMKSLKSRLSAGNIENLKDLKLFAYCGIGDPQSFLFLLNQLNLKVIEFQPFPDHYVYKEAEILRLKTKAKSLGAAHLVTTEKDWVKLTEDEREEGFIRFVPVDTVFLNSGETVLEETLKKLF, encoded by the coding sequence ATGCGTGGATTAAAAGATAAGTTTAGATATCTATTTTTCCCTGTAGCTCTTTTTTACTGGGGGCTCTCCTTCTGGCGAAACCTGTTCTATGTAACAGGATTCTTCGTAAGCCACCGATTACCTGTTCCTGTGGTTAGTGTTGGAAATATTACCCTTGGGGGGACAGGAAAAACTCCCACAGTTGTGACTGTTGCACACATGTTACAGAAGCTTGGAAAACATCCAGCAGTCATTAGTAGGGGTTATATGAGAGAGACAACGGGAACGGTGGTTGTGTCAAAGGGAGAAAAAGTTCTTGTGCCTTGGAATGAAGCGGGCGATGAAGCCCTTCTTATATCACAGCGTCTTCCATCCGTTCCTGTGATAGTAGATGAGGTGAGGTACCGGGGTGCTATTTTGGCGGTGGAGCATTTTGACTGTGATGTGATTGTTCTCGACGATGCTTTCCAGCACCGCGCTATAGAAAGAGATTTGGATATTGTGTTGATAAACAGTTGTGAGCCACCGGAACATTATAAAATGATACCTTATGGCAGGCTTCGGGAGCCGATTTGGTCCTTAAAACGAGCTGACTTGGTAATCTGGAGTAGAGCTGACCAGTCACAGCCTGCGCCAGTCATCAGAAAATGGGTTTATCAACGTTCAATGAAAAGTTTGAAAAGCAGACTTTCCGCGGGGAATATTGAAAATTTGAAAGATTTAAAGTTATTCGCTTATTGTGGTATTGGAGACCCACAGTCATTTCTTTTTCTTTTGAACCAGCTGAACCTGAAAGTGATCGAGTTCCAACCTTTTCCCGATCACTATGTTTACAAAGAAGCCGAAATATTACGGCTGAAAACAAAAGCAAAGAGCTTAGGTGCTGCCCATCTTGTTACAACAGAGAAAGACTGGGTGAAACTTACGGAGGATGAAAGAGAGGAGGGGTTCATTCGCTTTGTCCCGGTTGACACAGTCTTTCTGAATAGTGGAGAGACGGTCCTTGAGGAAACTTTGAAAAAGCTCTTTTAG
- a CDS encoding DUF374 domain-containing protein — MLGVRMSLSAFFGYWFLKFFFSVNRRTVLNCERLIETISTGRPVLICCWHGRLLFPVFHWNRFRYYALAGLHKDAEIISRIATKLGWRMLRGSSSRGGTKAYMKMMRVLNDGGKLFITPDGPRGLEYEVKEGAVKSAFLSGAIMVAVSGQASWRWEIKNWDTFVIPKPFGRIIHVVGNPLDVRDFEDSESFKEAITVEMTRVQAEADAWIKR, encoded by the coding sequence ATGTTAGGAGTTAGAATGTCTCTCTCAGCATTTTTTGGTTACTGGTTTTTGAAGTTTTTCTTCAGCGTCAACAGGCGGACCGTGTTGAACTGTGAACGGTTAATAGAGACAATATCCACTGGTAGGCCAGTATTAATATGCTGCTGGCACGGTCGTCTACTTTTCCCGGTCTTTCATTGGAACAGATTTCGTTACTATGCACTGGCGGGGTTGCACAAGGACGCTGAAATTATTTCTAGGATTGCGACGAAGCTTGGATGGAGAATGTTACGTGGATCAAGCAGTCGGGGTGGTACTAAGGCCTATATGAAAATGATGCGGGTTCTGAATGATGGAGGTAAACTGTTCATTACCCCTGATGGACCACGGGGGTTGGAATATGAAGTGAAGGAGGGTGCTGTAAAAAGTGCTTTTCTCTCAGGAGCTATTATGGTGGCTGTTTCTGGTCAGGCATCGTGGCGGTGGGAAATAAAAAACTGGGACACCTTCGTGATTCCAAAACCGTTTGGTCGTATAATACACGTTGTGGGGAACCCTTTGGACGTCCGCGACTTTGAGGATAGTGAGAGTTTTAAGGAAGCTATAACTGTAGAAATGACGAGAGTACAGGCTGAAGCTGATGCGTGGATTAAAAGATAA